One genomic region from Bradyrhizobium icense encodes:
- the fabV gene encoding enoyl-ACP reductase FabV, with protein MIIEPRVRGFICTTAHPVGCAGNVRDQIAYVLRQGPAPGCPKRVAVLGCSTGYGLASRIVATFAGGAETIGVSLEREPSASRTGSAGWYNNRAFESEAQRIGRSPLTLEGDAFSDELKKTFIDRVREKFGQLDMLVYSMAAPVRTDPVTGKTYRSAIKPLGAPVEIKTLNTETGEVFETTLAPASEDEGAATVAVMGGDDWKRWIDQLADAGVLAPGFRTLNYTYIGSELTWPIYWKGTLGRAKVDLDRKAEEIRGRIGQDAARVVALKAVVTQASSAIPVVPLYGTVLFKVMKQLGLHEGCIEQIDRLFRTRLGPGVEVDEARRIRLDDWELSHEVQAEVLRRWPLLSTETLGELADLPEYRSQFLRLFGFGIDGIDYSQDVDPRVVPG; from the coding sequence ATGATTATTGAACCGCGCGTGCGAGGTTTCATCTGCACGACGGCACATCCTGTCGGCTGCGCCGGCAATGTCCGCGACCAGATCGCTTATGTTCTGCGCCAGGGGCCCGCTCCGGGGTGCCCCAAGCGCGTCGCCGTGCTGGGATGTTCGACGGGTTACGGCCTCGCGAGCCGCATCGTTGCGACTTTCGCCGGCGGAGCGGAAACCATCGGCGTGTCGTTGGAGCGCGAGCCTTCGGCAAGCAGGACGGGCAGCGCTGGCTGGTACAACAACCGCGCATTTGAGAGCGAGGCTCAGAGGATCGGACGATCGCCCCTCACGCTTGAGGGCGACGCCTTCTCCGACGAGTTGAAGAAAACTTTCATCGACCGTGTCCGCGAAAAGTTTGGACAACTGGACATGCTGGTCTACAGCATGGCCGCTCCGGTCCGCACGGATCCAGTCACGGGCAAGACTTATCGCTCGGCGATCAAGCCGCTAGGCGCCCCCGTCGAAATCAAGACCTTGAACACTGAAACGGGCGAGGTCTTCGAGACGACTCTTGCGCCGGCAAGTGAGGATGAAGGCGCCGCCACGGTAGCGGTGATGGGGGGCGATGACTGGAAGCGCTGGATCGACCAACTCGCGGACGCCGGTGTTCTGGCGCCAGGCTTCCGGACGCTCAACTACACCTACATCGGCAGCGAACTGACGTGGCCCATCTACTGGAAAGGCACCCTTGGCCGCGCCAAGGTCGATCTCGACCGCAAGGCGGAAGAGATCCGGGGCCGGATCGGCCAGGACGCGGCCCGCGTGGTGGCGTTGAAGGCTGTGGTCACCCAGGCGAGTTCGGCCATTCCCGTGGTGCCGCTCTATGGGACGGTGCTGTTCAAGGTAATGAAGCAACTCGGGCTCCACGAAGGATGCATCGAACAGATCGATCGCCTGTTCCGGACTCGCCTTGGCCCGGGTGTCGAAGTTGACGAGGCGCGGCGCATCAGGCTCGACGACTGGGAGCTTTCTCACGAAGTTCAGGCGGAGGTGTTGCGACGATGGCCCCTCCTCTCCACCGAAACGCTCGGCGAATTGGCCGACCTTCCAGAATACAGGAGCCAATTCCTTCGCCTGTTCGGCTTTGGCATCGACGGCATCGACTACTCACAGGACGTGGACCCCCGCGTCGTGCCGGGTTAA
- the katG gene encoding catalase/peroxidase HPI yields MDDKTKCPFSGGNRARTNRDWWPDALDVSVLHRNSTLSDPMGGAFDYAKEFKTLDLDAVIKDLHALMTDSQEWWPADFGHYGGLMIRMAWHSAGTYRITDGRGGAGAGQQRFAPLNSWPDNANLDKARRLLWPIKQKYGRKISWADLMILAGNVALESMGFKTFGFAGGRPDVWEPEELFWGPEGTWLGDERYSGERQLSEPLGAVQMGLIYVNPEGPNGNPDPIAAAKDIRETFFRMAMNDEETVALIAGGHSFGKTHGAGDPSLVGPDPESGALEDQGLGWKSKHGTGIGADAITGGPEVTWTQTPTKWSNLFFKNLFENEWELTQSPAGAKQWKAKGTEATIPDAYDKSKKHVPTMLTTDLSLRLDPAYEKISRRFYEHPDQFADAFARAWFKLTHRDMGPIARYLGPLVPKETLIWQDPVPAVDHPLIGEQDIAALKAKILASGLSVSQLVSTAWASASTFRGSDKRGGANGARIRLSPQKDWEVNQPAELKTVLQKLEAIQKEFGKKVSLADLIVLGGCAAVEKAAKDAGVDVKVPFTPGRMDASQDQTDVESFAPLEPRADGFRNFVSSKKHQFMAPEEALVDRAQLLRLTGPEMTVLVGGLRVLGANFGGSKHGVFTQKPGTLTNDFFVNLLDMGTQWQPAGSDGVYESRDRKTNALKWTGTRVDLIFGSHSQLRAFAEVYACTDSKEKFAKDFVAAWTKVMNLDRFELA; encoded by the coding sequence ATGGACGACAAGACCAAATGCCCGTTCTCGGGCGGCAATCGCGCGCGCACGAACCGCGACTGGTGGCCGGACGCCCTGGACGTTTCGGTTCTTCACCGCAATTCCACACTCTCCGATCCGATGGGCGGGGCGTTCGACTACGCCAAGGAATTCAAGACGCTTGATCTCGATGCCGTGATCAAGGACCTGCACGCGTTGATGACGGACTCGCAGGAATGGTGGCCGGCCGACTTCGGTCACTATGGCGGCCTGATGATCCGCATGGCGTGGCACAGTGCAGGCACCTACCGCATCACGGATGGCCGCGGCGGGGCCGGCGCCGGTCAGCAGCGTTTTGCGCCGCTGAATAGCTGGCCTGACAACGCCAACCTCGACAAGGCGCGCCGGCTCCTGTGGCCGATCAAGCAGAAATACGGCCGGAAAATCTCGTGGGCCGACCTGATGATTCTCGCCGGCAACGTCGCGCTGGAATCGATGGGCTTCAAGACGTTCGGCTTCGCCGGCGGCCGCCCCGACGTCTGGGAGCCGGAGGAGCTGTTCTGGGGGCCTGAGGGCACCTGGCTCGGCGACGAACGCTATAGCGGCGAGCGCCAGCTCTCGGAGCCGCTCGGCGCCGTGCAGATGGGTCTCATCTACGTCAATCCGGAAGGGCCAAACGGCAATCCTGACCCGATCGCGGCGGCCAAGGACATCCGCGAGACGTTCTTCCGCATGGCGATGAACGACGAGGAAACCGTCGCCCTGATTGCCGGGGGCCACTCCTTCGGCAAGACTCACGGCGCCGGCGATCCGTCGCTGGTCGGACCGGACCCGGAAAGCGGCGCGCTGGAGGATCAGGGCCTCGGCTGGAAGAGCAAGCATGGCACCGGCATCGGCGCCGACGCCATCACCGGCGGCCCGGAAGTCACCTGGACCCAGACGCCGACCAAGTGGAGCAATCTGTTCTTCAAGAACCTGTTCGAAAACGAATGGGAGCTGACGCAGAGCCCGGCCGGCGCGAAGCAGTGGAAGGCAAAAGGGACGGAGGCCACCATCCCGGACGCCTACGACAAGTCGAAGAAGCATGTGCCGACCATGCTGACCACCGACCTCTCGCTGCGCCTCGATCCGGCCTACGAGAAGATCTCGCGGCGCTTCTACGAGCATCCGGACCAGTTCGCCGACGCATTCGCGCGTGCCTGGTTCAAGCTCACCCACCGCGACATGGGCCCGATCGCGCGCTACCTCGGCCCGCTGGTGCCGAAGGAAACGCTGATCTGGCAGGACCCGGTCCCGGCGGTGGATCATCCGCTGATCGGCGAGCAGGACATCGCCGCGCTGAAGGCGAAGATCCTCGCCTCCGGCCTGTCGGTCTCACAGCTCGTCTCGACCGCATGGGCGTCGGCATCGACGTTCCGCGGCTCCGACAAGCGCGGTGGCGCCAATGGCGCGCGGATTCGTCTCAGCCCGCAGAAGGACTGGGAGGTCAACCAGCCGGCCGAGCTCAAGACGGTGCTGCAGAAGCTCGAAGCGATCCAGAAGGAGTTCGGCAAGAAAGTTTCGCTCGCCGACCTGATCGTTCTCGGCGGCTGCGCAGCGGTCGAAAAAGCCGCCAAGGACGCTGGCGTCGACGTGAAGGTGCCGTTCACGCCGGGGCGCATGGACGCGTCGCAGGACCAGACCGACGTCGAGTCATTTGCTCCGCTGGAGCCGCGTGCCGACGGCTTCCGCAACTTCGTCAGCAGCAAGAAGCATCAGTTCATGGCGCCTGAGGAGGCATTGGTGGACCGGGCGCAACTGCTGCGGCTGACGGGGCCCGAGATGACGGTTCTGGTCGGCGGCCTGCGCGTCCTCGGTGCGAATTTCGGCGGGTCGAAACACGGCGTATTCACTCAAAAGCCGGGCACGCTGACGAACGATTTCTTCGTCAACCTGCTCGACATGGGCACGCAATGGCAGCCTGCCGGCTCCGACGGCGTGTACGAGAGCCGGGACCGGAAGACGAATGCGTTGAAGTGGACCGGCACCCGCGTCGACCTGATCTTCGGTTCGCACTCGCAGCTCCGCGCCTTCGCGGAGGTCTATGCGTGCACGGACTCGAAGGAGAAGTTTGCGAAGGATTTCGTGGCGGCATGGACCAAGGTGATGAACCTCGATCGGTTCGAGCTCGCCTGA
- a CDS encoding superoxide dismutase has translation MSSISRRHLMFAATGIAAVAAAPRLVFAQAAAPAPAAAPTGPFTLPPLTYPTNAFEPHIDAKTMEIHHGKHHAAYVANLNNVAKSHSQLGTAKIEDVLGNLNALDDSIKFTVRNNLGGHANHTMFWEIMGPNGGKPEGEVLAAIDRDLGGMEKFQNDFNAAGGRQFGSGWVFVTVSKDGKLAIETRPNQDNPMMDGRRALMGNDVWEHAYYLNYQNRRADYLKAWWNTVNWAKIAERYAAAKAGTLGV, from the coding sequence ATGTCATCCATATCCCGGCGCCATTTGATGTTTGCTGCAACCGGTATCGCGGCCGTGGCTGCAGCCCCACGTCTCGTCTTCGCGCAGGCCGCTGCTCCCGCCCCGGCCGCCGCCCCAACTGGGCCGTTCACGCTGCCGCCGCTGACCTATCCGACCAATGCGTTCGAGCCCCACATCGACGCCAAGACGATGGAAATCCACCACGGCAAGCATCATGCAGCCTATGTCGCCAACCTCAACAACGTCGCCAAGTCCCATTCGCAATTGGGCACGGCGAAGATCGAGGACGTGCTCGGCAACCTGAATGCGCTCGACGACAGCATCAAGTTCACCGTCCGCAACAATCTCGGCGGCCATGCCAACCACACCATGTTCTGGGAGATCATGGGCCCGAACGGCGGCAAGCCGGAGGGCGAGGTGCTGGCGGCGATCGACCGTGACCTCGGCGGCATGGAAAAATTCCAGAATGATTTTAATGCCGCCGGCGGTCGTCAGTTCGGCTCGGGCTGGGTGTTCGTCACCGTCAGCAAGGACGGCAAGCTTGCGATCGAGACCCGCCCGAACCAGGACAACCCGATGATGGACGGCAGGCGCGCGCTGATGGGTAACGACGTCTGGGAGCACGCCTATTACCTGAACTACCAGAACCGCCGCGCGGATTATCTGAAGGCGTGGTGGAATACGGTGAACTGGGCCAAGATCGCGGAGCGTTATGCTGCGGCGAAGGCCGGTACGCTCGGCGTGTGA
- the fabA gene encoding 3-hydroxyacyl-[acyl-carrier-protein] dehydratase FabA: MLDRRSGYEYEDLLACGRGEMFGPGNAQLPLPPMLMFDRITEITDKGGEFGKGLIRAELDVKPDLWFFGCHFKNDPVMPGCLGLDAMWQMVGFYLGWIGGEGRGRALGLSELKFSGQVLPNARKVVYNIDMKRVMRSKLVLGVGDGWLSMDGEIIYRAKDLKVGLFKQGSAPGG; this comes from the coding sequence ATGCTGGATCGGCGCAGCGGTTATGAATATGAGGATTTGCTCGCCTGCGGCCGCGGCGAGATGTTCGGCCCCGGCAATGCGCAATTGCCGCTGCCGCCGATGTTGATGTTCGACCGCATCACCGAGATCACCGACAAGGGCGGGGAGTTCGGCAAGGGCCTGATCCGCGCCGAACTCGATGTGAAGCCGGACCTGTGGTTTTTCGGCTGCCATTTCAAGAACGACCCGGTCATGCCGGGCTGCCTCGGCCTGGACGCGATGTGGCAGATGGTCGGATTCTACCTCGGCTGGATTGGCGGCGAGGGGCGCGGCCGGGCGCTGGGATTGAGCGAACTGAAGTTCTCCGGCCAGGTGCTGCCGAACGCCCGCAAGGTTGTGTACAACATCGACATGAAACGCGTGATGCGTTCAAAGCTGGTGCTTGGCGTTGGCGACGGCTGGCTTTCCATGGATGGCGAGATTATCTATCGCGCCAAGGATCTGAAGGTCGGGTTGTTCAAGCAGGGCTCCGCGCCGGGCGGCTGA
- a CDS encoding 2-hydroxyacid dehydrogenase, whose amino-acid sequence MSVKKKPLVVVTRKLPDSIETRMRELFDARLNLDDTPMTPEQIADAVRAADVLVPTVTDVISEGILKDSDCKLRMIANFGNGVDNIDVAAAHARGITVTNTPKVLTEDTADMTMALILAVPRRLIEGASILTEGKNWAGWSPTWMLGHRIGGKRLGIIGMGRIGQAVARRARAFGLQIHYHNRRPVAPIIAEELGATYWESLDQMLARMDIISVNCPHTPATYHLLSARRLKLIRKDAYIVNTARGGVIDEDTLIKLLEAGDVGGAGLDVYEHEPAVNPKLVRLAKAGKVTLLPHMGSATIEGRVEMGEKVIINIRTFLDNHKPPDRVLPSML is encoded by the coding sequence ATGTCGGTTAAGAAAAAACCTCTCGTCGTCGTCACTCGCAAACTGCCGGACTCGATCGAGACCCGGATGCGCGAACTGTTCGACGCGAGGTTGAATCTCGACGATACGCCGATGACGCCGGAACAGATCGCGGATGCGGTCCGCGCCGCCGACGTGCTGGTGCCGACTGTCACCGACGTGATCAGCGAAGGGATCCTCAAGGACTCCGACTGCAAGCTGCGCATGATCGCCAATTTCGGCAACGGCGTCGACAATATCGACGTCGCGGCGGCGCATGCGCGCGGCATCACGGTGACCAATACGCCGAAGGTACTGACCGAAGACACCGCCGACATGACCATGGCGCTGATCCTCGCCGTGCCGCGGCGGCTGATCGAAGGCGCCTCGATTCTCACCGAAGGCAAGAACTGGGCTGGCTGGTCGCCGACCTGGATGCTCGGCCATCGCATCGGCGGCAAGCGCCTCGGCATCATCGGCATGGGCCGCATCGGCCAGGCCGTCGCCCGCCGCGCGCGCGCCTTCGGCCTGCAGATCCACTATCACAACCGCCGTCCCGTAGCGCCTATCATCGCCGAAGAACTCGGCGCTACCTACTGGGAAAGCCTCGACCAGATGCTGGCGCGGATGGACATCATCTCGGTGAACTGTCCGCATACGCCTGCGACCTATCACCTGTTGTCGGCGCGGCGGCTGAAGCTGATCCGCAAAGACGCCTACATCGTCAACACCGCGCGCGGCGGCGTGATCGACGAGGACACGCTGATCAAGTTGCTCGAAGCCGGCGATGTCGGCGGCGCCGGCCTCGACGTCTACGAGCACGAGCCCGCGGTCAATCCGAAACTGGTGCGGCTGGCGAAAGCCGGCAAGGTGACGCTGCTGCCGCATATGGGCTCGGCCACCATCGAGGGCCGCGTCGAGATGGGCGAGAAGGTGATCATCAACATCCGGACCTTCCTCGACAACCACAAGCCGCCGGACCGCGTGCTGCCCAGCATGCTGTGA
- the irrA gene encoding iron response transcriptional regulator IrrA, with protein sequence MNDQASPHNDDGIDPAARAAGHQPALTGCPWHDVNEMLQAAGLRPTRQRMALGWLLFGKGARHLTAEMLYEEATLAKVPVSLATVYNTLNQLTDAGLLRQVSVDGTKTYFDTNVTAHHHFYLENNHELVDIPDPHLVLSKMPDVPEGYEISRVDMVVRLRKKR encoded by the coding sequence ATGAACGACCAAGCCTCGCCCCATAACGACGACGGTATCGATCCGGCTGCCCGCGCGGCCGGACATCAGCCGGCGTTGACCGGCTGTCCGTGGCACGACGTCAATGAAATGCTGCAGGCCGCAGGCCTCAGGCCCACGCGCCAGCGCATGGCTCTGGGCTGGCTCCTGTTCGGCAAGGGCGCCCGCCATCTGACCGCGGAAATGCTGTACGAGGAGGCGACGCTCGCCAAGGTTCCGGTGTCGCTTGCGACCGTCTACAACACGCTCAACCAGCTCACCGATGCCGGCCTGTTGCGCCAGGTCTCGGTCGACGGCACCAAGACCTACTTCGATACCAACGTCACCGCGCACCACCACTTCTATCTCGAGAACAACCACGAGCTGGTCGACATTCCCGATCCGCATCTGGTGCTGTCGAAGATGCCCGACGTGCCCGAGGGCTACGAGATTTCCCGCGTCGACATGGTCGTGCGGCTGCGCAAGAAGCGCTGA
- a CDS encoding SH3 domain-containing protein, protein MALGRFCSVLVLAACWLLASVSTGFSAKDSATTTSGLPVPRYVSLKSDHVNVRAGPTKDNDVAWVYTRSGLPVEITAEFENWRRVRDSEGAEGWVYHSLLSGRRTAVVTMKSKDELASLYDRPDPTSAVAARLQAGVVAQVKKCAAGWCRVIGNGFDGWIEQQRLWGVYADERVD, encoded by the coding sequence ATGGCGTTGGGGCGTTTCTGTTCGGTGTTGGTGCTGGCGGCGTGCTGGCTTCTCGCATCGGTCAGCACAGGATTTTCGGCCAAGGATTCGGCCACCACCACAAGCGGCCTGCCGGTGCCGCGATATGTCAGCCTCAAATCCGATCATGTGAATGTGCGGGCCGGTCCGACCAAGGACAACGACGTCGCCTGGGTCTATACCCGCTCGGGCCTGCCGGTCGAAATCACCGCCGAGTTCGAGAACTGGCGGCGCGTGCGCGATTCCGAAGGCGCCGAAGGCTGGGTCTATCATTCGCTGCTGTCCGGCCGCCGCACCGCCGTCGTCACCATGAAGAGCAAGGACGAGTTGGCGTCGCTTTACGATCGCCCAGATCCGACCAGCGCGGTTGCGGCCCGCCTGCAGGCCGGCGTCGTCGCGCAAGTCAAGAAATGCGCCGCCGGCTGGTGCCGCGTGATCGGCAACGGCTTTGATGGCTGGATCGAGCAGCAGCGCCTGTGGGGCGTGTATGCGGATGAGAGGGTGGATTGA
- a CDS encoding LysR substrate-binding domain-containing protein: MIQVTLRQLRYFDALARHGHFGRAADECSISQPALSMQIKEMEEILGGVLLERSARQVTLTKFGEEIVQRVRDILRSVDELGDFARAARDRLAGRLRIGMIPTIAPYLLPKVIEHLARLHPELDIHVRETLTPKLIKEVTEGRLDTAIVALPVSEPSLTEVACFSENFLLVRPGEDEDTPVPSHEMLREMRLLLLEEGHCFRDQALSFCNMQSSPPREVLDASSLSTLVQMVGAGIGVTLIPEMAVAVETRSAQVSVARFRNPQPSRTIGMVWRRTSPLAGQLQQISEVVCLAADALREQRKTGSSSRKSRT; this comes from the coding sequence ATGATACAGGTCACGCTCCGACAGCTCCGCTACTTCGATGCGCTGGCGCGTCACGGCCATTTCGGACGCGCGGCGGACGAGTGTTCGATCTCGCAGCCGGCGCTGTCGATGCAGATCAAGGAAATGGAAGAAATCCTCGGCGGCGTGCTGCTGGAGCGAAGCGCACGACAGGTGACGCTGACGAAATTCGGCGAAGAGATCGTCCAGCGCGTCCGCGACATCCTGCGCTCGGTCGATGAACTCGGAGATTTTGCGCGTGCCGCACGCGACCGGCTCGCGGGGCGCTTACGCATCGGCATGATCCCGACGATCGCGCCCTATCTCTTGCCCAAGGTGATCGAGCATCTCGCGCGCTTGCATCCCGAGCTCGATATTCATGTGCGCGAAACTTTGACGCCGAAGCTGATCAAGGAGGTCACGGAGGGCCGGCTCGATACCGCAATCGTTGCCCTGCCCGTATCAGAACCTTCGCTGACCGAGGTCGCCTGCTTTTCGGAAAATTTCCTCCTTGTGCGGCCGGGCGAGGATGAGGACACGCCGGTGCCGAGCCATGAAATGCTGCGTGAAATGCGACTCTTGCTGCTCGAGGAGGGTCATTGTTTCCGCGATCAGGCGCTGTCGTTCTGCAACATGCAATCCTCGCCGCCGCGGGAAGTCCTGGATGCGAGCTCACTGTCGACGCTCGTGCAAATGGTCGGCGCCGGCATCGGCGTCACCCTGATCCCTGAAATGGCGGTCGCTGTAGAAACGCGCTCGGCACAGGTCTCCGTCGCCCGCTTCAGGAATCCGCAGCCGTCGCGAACCATCGGCATGGTCTGGCGCAGGACGAGCCCGCTCGCCGGACAGCTCCAGCAAATCTCCGAAGTGGTTTGCCTCGCGGCCGACGCATTGCGCGAACAGCGCAAGACGGGATCGTCATCACGGAAATCACGGACCTGA
- a CDS encoding glutathione S-transferase family protein, with translation MIQLYWSPRSRSFSAIWLLEEAGLPYERVLTDITTGAQKAPEYLAVNPMGKVPGLKDGDAALGEAAAICAYIADRYPETNLAPAATDPLRARYLQWLFFSPSCIEPALIQLFTKLEVPASTAAWGSAAQTFDVLDAALQESPWILGEKFSAADIMLGSGLNFAVRLFKMVPPRPSFDAYIDRCAARAAFQRAEKIAAG, from the coding sequence ATGATCCAACTCTACTGGTCGCCGCGCTCCCGCTCCTTCTCCGCGATCTGGCTGCTGGAAGAAGCCGGGCTGCCTTATGAGCGCGTGCTCACCGACATCACTACGGGCGCGCAGAAGGCGCCGGAATATCTCGCGGTCAATCCGATGGGCAAGGTGCCTGGGCTGAAGGACGGCGACGCCGCGCTCGGGGAAGCCGCCGCGATCTGTGCTTATATCGCCGACCGCTATCCGGAAACCAATCTCGCACCGGCCGCGACCGATCCGCTGCGCGCAAGGTACCTGCAGTGGTTGTTCTTTTCGCCGAGCTGCATCGAACCGGCGCTGATCCAGCTCTTTACCAAGCTGGAGGTGCCGGCGAGCACGGCGGCATGGGGAAGTGCGGCGCAGACGTTCGATGTGCTCGATGCCGCCTTGCAGGAGAGCCCCTGGATTCTCGGCGAGAAGTTTTCGGCCGCCGACATCATGCTCGGCTCGGGGCTGAATTTTGCGGTGCGGCTGTTCAAGATGGTGCCGCCGCGGCCATCATTCGATGCCTATATCGACCGCTGCGCGGCGCGCGCGGCGTTTCAGCGCGCGGAGAAGATCGCAGCGGGGTGA
- the fabB gene encoding beta-ketoacyl-ACP synthase I codes for MRRVVITGMGIVSSIGNNTQEVLSSLYEAKSGITRAEKHAELGFRSQVQGAPTLNPAEVIDRRAMRFLAEGAAWNHVAMEQAIRDSALEPDQVSNVRTGIIMGSGGPSTRTLVEAADIARSKGPKRVGPFAVPKGMSSTASATLATWFKIKGVNYSISSACATSNHCIGNAYETIQIGKQDVIFAGGCEELDWTLSVLFDAMGAMSSRYNDTPATASRPYDISRDGFVIAGGAGVLVLEELDHARARGARIYAEVVGYGATSDGYDMVAPSGEGAERCMRMALSTVKGPIDYINPHATSTPAGDPPEIEAIRKVFGTGDKCPPISATKALTGHSLGATGVQEAIYSLLMLNNGFVCESAHITELDPVFADMPIVRKRIDNAKLNTVLSNSFGFGGTNATLVFQRLDA; via the coding sequence ATGAGGCGGGTTGTCATCACGGGGATGGGGATTGTCTCATCCATCGGAAACAACACCCAGGAAGTGCTGTCGAGCCTTTACGAGGCGAAGTCCGGCATCACGCGCGCCGAGAAGCATGCGGAGCTCGGCTTCCGCTCGCAGGTCCAGGGTGCGCCCACGCTCAATCCTGCCGAAGTAATCGATCGCCGCGCGATGCGTTTCCTCGCCGAAGGCGCGGCATGGAATCACGTCGCAATGGAGCAGGCGATCCGCGACTCCGCGCTCGAACCCGATCAGGTCTCGAACGTCCGTACCGGCATCATTATGGGATCGGGCGGTCCGTCGACCCGGACGCTGGTGGAGGCTGCCGACATCGCGCGCAGCAAGGGCCCGAAGCGGGTCGGTCCGTTCGCCGTGCCCAAGGGCATGTCGTCGACTGCGTCGGCAACGCTTGCGACCTGGTTCAAGATCAAGGGCGTGAATTATTCGATTTCCTCGGCCTGCGCGACCTCGAACCATTGCATCGGCAATGCTTATGAGACGATCCAGATCGGCAAGCAGGATGTCATCTTCGCCGGCGGCTGCGAAGAACTCGACTGGACGCTGTCGGTGCTGTTCGACGCCATGGGCGCGATGTCCTCGAGATACAACGATACGCCGGCGACCGCCTCGCGGCCCTACGACATCAGCCGCGACGGCTTCGTCATAGCCGGTGGTGCCGGCGTGCTGGTGCTGGAAGAACTCGATCATGCACGGGCGCGCGGTGCCCGCATCTACGCCGAAGTTGTGGGCTACGGCGCGACCTCGGACGGCTACGACATGGTCGCGCCCTCGGGCGAAGGCGCGGAGCGCTGCATGCGCATGGCGCTGTCGACGGTGAAGGGCCCGATCGACTACATCAATCCGCACGCGACCTCGACGCCGGCCGGCGATCCCCCGGAGATCGAAGCGATCCGCAAGGTGTTCGGTACCGGCGACAAGTGCCCGCCGATTTCCGCGACCAAGGCGCTGACCGGCCATTCGCTCGGAGCCACCGGCGTGCAGGAAGCGATCTATTCGTTGTTGATGCTCAACAACGGCTTCGTCTGCGAGAGCGCACACATCACGGAGCTGGATCCTGTGTTCGCCGACATGCCGATCGTGCGCAAGCGTATCGACAACGCCAAGCTCAACACCGTGCTATCGAACTCCTTCGGCTTCGGCGGCACCAACGCCACGCTGGTCTTCCAGCGGCTGGATGCGTGA
- a CDS encoding GNAT family N-acetyltransferase: MSQPIIRLARADEYDEVARIWMESWASTGLEDASDALLAKLRARVPMEVEKGWSLYVADDNGKLAAMLALHLPDRYLDQLFVAPEYQGNSIGRQLLAFTRKHLPDEIWLRCVRENEKAWHWYEREGFVFEKEEVEPAIGRFMKYYRWRND; this comes from the coding sequence ATGTCACAACCGATCATCCGCCTCGCCCGCGCCGACGAGTACGATGAGGTCGCCCGCATCTGGATGGAGAGCTGGGCCTCGACCGGATTGGAGGATGCCAGCGATGCCCTGCTGGCAAAACTCCGTGCGCGCGTCCCGATGGAGGTGGAGAAGGGCTGGAGCCTCTACGTCGCCGACGATAACGGGAAATTGGCGGCGATGCTCGCGTTGCATCTTCCCGATCGCTATCTCGATCAATTGTTCGTCGCGCCGGAATATCAGGGCAACAGCATCGGACGCCAGCTACTCGCTTTTACGCGCAAACATCTGCCGGACGAAATCTGGCTGCGCTGCGTGCGAGAGAACGAAAAGGCTTGGCACTGGTACGAGCGCGAAGGCTTTGTGTTCGAGAAGGAGGAGGTCGAACCGGCGATCGGCCGCTTCATGAAATATTATCGCTGGCGAAACGACTAA